The following proteins are encoded in a genomic region of Ailuropoda melanoleuca isolate Jingjing chromosome 10, ASM200744v2, whole genome shotgun sequence:
- the C10H16orf54 gene encoding transmembrane protein C16orf54 homolog, giving the protein MPSTPQQPSGHTMGLPAAELGSWPPLACGPCIPIMLALASLAALFLLTTAVLAERLFRRSQHPDPSNHAPTLVWRPGGELWIEPRGTPRERSEDWYGSAVPLLMDRAPDPPTPGGTLEARATAPLAPLAPLSPPSSLVPRPPPRAPARSTFRGPQALDERPCVPGLVSWAEPEQKPEASVPLGSPQAQRLRLGSPDPEWGLQPRVTLEQISAFWRREGRTSVGF; this is encoded by the coding sequence ATGCCTTCGACTCCACAGCAGCCCTCTGGGCACACGATGGGACTCCCTGCGGCAGAGCTGGGGTCGTGGCCCCCACTGGCCTGCGGGCCATGCATCCCCATCATGCTGGCCCTGGCCTCCCTCGCCGCACTCTTCCTCCTAACGACAGCCGTGTTGGCTGAACGCCTGTTCCGCCGCTCTCAGCACCCAGACCCCAGCAACCACGCACCCACCCTGGTCTGGCGCCCGGGAGGAGAACTGTGGATTGAGCCCCGGGGCACCCCCCGAGAGCGCTCGGAAGACTGGTACGGCTCTGCGGTCCCCTTGCTGATGGACCGGGCCCCAGACCCTCCCACCCCCGGGGGCACCTTGGAGGCCCGCGCGACAGCCCCCCTTGCCCCTTTagccccactctcccctcccagctccttggtcccccgccccccacccagggccccagcccGCAGCACCTTCCGGGGGCCCCAGGCCTTGGACGAGAGGCCCTGCGTCCCAGGCTTGGTGAGCTGGGCTGAGCCAGAACAGAAGCCGGAGGCCAGTGTGCCCTTGGGGAGCCCCCAGGCCCAGAGGCTGCGACTAGGAAGCCCTGATCCTGAGTGGGGCCTCCAGCCTCGGGTCACCCTGGAGCAGATCTCTGCTTTCTGGAGGCGTGAAGGTCGGACCAGTGTGGGGTTCTGa
- the LOC117804078 gene encoding zymogen granule membrane protein 16-like, translated as MGSGEYGGGGGERFSHSGYELEGPITAIRVRVNRYFIVGLQVRYGKVWSDYVGGSQGDLEEIFLHPGESVIQPSLQVRYGKVWSDYVGGSQGDLEEIFLHPGESVIQVSGKYKHYLRKLVFVTDKGRYLPFGKDTGTSFNAVPLYPNTVLRFISGRAGALINAIGLHWDAYPSD; from the exons ATGGGAAG TGGAGAGTATGGAGGTGGTGGAGGAGAGAGATTCTCCCATTCTGGCTACGAGCTGGAAGGCCCCATCACCGCCATCCGTGTCCGGGTCAACAGATACTTCATCGTAGG TCTCCAGGTACGCTACGGCAAGGTGTGGAGCGACTACGTGGGCGGCTCCCAGGGGGACCTGGAGGAGATCTTCCTGCACCCTGGGGAGTCCGTGATCCAG CCTAGTCTCCAGGTACGCTACGGCAAGGTGTGGAGCGACTACGTGGGCGGCTCCCAGGGGGACCTGGAGGAGATCTTCCTGCACCCTGGGGAGTCTGTGATCCAGGTGTCTGGCAAGTATAAGCACTACTTGAGGAAGCTGGTCTTCGTGACAGACAAGGGCCGCTACCTGCCTTTTGGGAAAGACACAGGCACGAGTTTCAACGCTGTCCCCTTGTACCCCAACACTGTGCTGCGGTTCATCAGTGGCCGCGCCGGCGCCCTCATCAATGCCATTGGCCTGCACTGGGATGCCTACCCCAGTGACTGA
- the LOC117795030 gene encoding zymogen granule membrane protein 16-like, translated as MLTIALLALLCASASANAIQARSSSYNGEYGGGGGQRFSHSTNQLEGPITAIRIRFNRHYITGLQVRYGKVWSDYVGGTDGDLADIFLHPGESVIQVSGKYYDYLRKLVFVTDKGRYLPFGEDVGTNFSAVPLYPNAVLRFISGRASTLIHAIGLHWGAYPK; from the exons ATGTTGACCATTGCTCTTCTTGCCCTTCTCTGTGCATCAGCCTCGGCCAATGCCA TTCAGGCTAGGTCGTCCTCCTACAATGGAGAGTATGGAGGTGGTGGAGGACAGAGATTCTCCCATTCTACCAACCAGCTGGAAGGCCCCATCACCGCCATCCGTATCCGGTTCAACAGACACTACATCACAGG TCTCCAGGTACGCTATGGCAAGGTGTGGAGCGACTACGTGGGCGGCACCGATGGGGACCTGGCGGATATTTTCCTACACCCTGGGGAGTCCGTGATCCAGGTGTCTGGCAAGTACTACGACTACCTAAGGAAGCTGGTCTTCGTGACCGACAAGGGCCGCTACCTGCCTTTTGGGGAAGACGTAGGCACGAATTTCAGCGCTGTCCCCTTGTACCCCAACGCTGTGCTGCGGTTCATCAGTGGCCGCGCCAGTACCCTCATCCATGCCATCGGCCTGCACTGGGGTGCCTACCCCAAATGA